From the Bacillota bacterium genome, the window GGAACATTCTAGAAAACAATACGAGTTGATGGATGAATCTATGATGAAGATGGCTATGCAATCTTTCGGAACCAGCGTTGTTCTCGATCTGGTAAACGTCAGGGGCGGGTTTCCCACCAGGAACTGGCAGAGTGGTGTATTTGATCAGTCCGACGATATTAATGGACCAGCCATTTCGGATAAAATTCTAACAAAAAATATTACCTGCTTTGCATGTCCCATTGAATGCGGCAGGGGAACCGAGATAAGGGATGGGAAATACACCGGTCATAAAGGCGAAGGACCGGAATATGAAACGGTGGGTACATTTGGCGGTATGTGTCTGGTCAACGATCTGGAAGCTATAACGATGGCCGGTTATCTTTGCAATGACTATGGTGTTGATACAATATCTGCAGGGAGTACTATTGCCTTTGCCATGGAGTGTTACGAAAAAGAGATTCTGACTGAACAGGATACCGGTGGCAGGGCGTTCAATTTTGGAGATGCTGATTTAATAGTTGACCTGATCCCCTTAATTGCAAAACGGGAGGGAATCGGCGATCTGCTTGCTGAAGGAACCATGCGCATGGCAGAAAAACTCGGTAAGGGTAGTGAACATTTTGCCATGCATGTAAAAGGCCTCGAGCTTCCTGCTTATGACAGCCGGGCTGTACAGATGACCGGGCTTACTTATGCTACAGCCAATCGTGGTGGTGATCATGTAACTGCATATGTTCAGGGCCCGACTTTTTCAGATGTGCCATTTCTCATTGTCGAGGACAGTGAGATAAAAGATCCCTTTATTGCTGATCCCGAAGAAGTTAAAGTTGCCCGTGACCTTGAAGATATGCTGACAACATTTGATTGTGTAGGAGCATGTAAATTTATGGGGCTGTGCCTGCAGGCTGATGACTGGGTACAGTTAGTTAACCTGGTAACCGGTTGGGATTTGAGCACTGCTGAATACAAGCAGGCCGGTGAAAGGGTATATAACCTGGCGCGCGCCTTCAGCAACAGGGAAGGTCTGACTTCAGCAGGCGATACCCTGCCAAAGAGATTACTCGAGGATCCATTACCGGATGGCCCGGCAGAAGGACATGTAAACGAACTGCCGATTCTCCTCGAAAGATACTATCAAATGCGCGGTTGGGATAAAGAAACCGGAAAACCGAAACCCGAAAAACTAGATGAGCTTGAACTTGGCGATTTAACTTCAGAAATCTGGAGTTAGAGGAGGTTTGTCATGAGTGATCCTTTAATAAGCAGGCCCTGGTTAAAGAGTTACAAATTGGGACCATATAAACTGGTACAAAGCCTTGAGCCTTATCCGGAACTGCCTCTGTATAATATTCTTGATCAAACAGCAGAAAGCTTCCCGCGAGCGACTGCCATAGATTATTACGGGGTCAGAACTACCTATCAGGAATTTAAACAGGCAGCTGACAGCCTGGCCAATGCCTTAAATTCCCTCGGAGTGAAGAAAGGGGATAAGGTGGCGACGATATTACCGACATGCCCGCAGTACCTGATCGCAAATTTTGCCATACTGAAATGTGGGGCAGTCCATGTTCCCTGCTCTGTTTTACATAAAGAGCTTGATCTTGAGTATGAGATTGGTGAGTCGGGAACCGAAACGGTTATCTGTCTTGAGGAGCAGTTGGGAAGAATCGAGAATATCAAGCCGAAAACAAACTTAAGAAACATTATCGTTACATCATTTCTTGAATATGGGCCAAATGAACCGGAAGTGGATTCCGTGCCGGAAGGAACGGTCAGGTTCAAAAATTTAATTGCAACACATGTGGCTAAGCCCCCGCAGGTCCAAATCAACCCATGTGAAGATCTTGCATACCTGGCTTTTACCGGCGGTGCAACCGGGGTTCCAAAGGGCGTAATGCTTACCCACTACAACCGTTATAGCAACATATTACAGCAAATGCCCTGGGCAATGGCCAGTCTGGAAAAATCAATCAGGGGCAAAGCCTCGGCATGTATCGGAGTGCCTCTTTTCCATTCATATGGAGATGCTTGTGCGCTTTTTGCTGTTTACTGGGGATTAAGAATGATTCTTATTCAAGACCCTCGGGATATTGATTATATCGTAAAGGTACTCGTTGAGAACCGGCCTTTTCTGGCCGCTCTGGTTCCCACCCAGC encodes:
- a CDS encoding aldehyde ferredoxin oxidoreductase family protein — encoded protein: MSGYHGKLLRVNLTSGHIADEEIPGDLFKKYLGGAGLATKYLWDEVPRGADPLGPENRLIFMTGSLTGVVAPSTGRYSVVAKSPQTGIWGQANSGGRWGVDFKKCGYDGIIFEGISPRPVYLVVEDNKAELKNAEHLWGKNVPDTTNLIRDELGEKYNVACIGPAGENLVKYAAIMNDFGRAAGRCGLGAVMGSKNLKAIAALGKQKIPVARPEEFREHSRKQYELMDESMMKMAMQSFGTSVVLDLVNVRGGFPTRNWQSGVFDQSDDINGPAISDKILTKNITCFACPIECGRGTEIRDGKYTGHKGEGPEYETVGTFGGMCLVNDLEAITMAGYLCNDYGVDTISAGSTIAFAMECYEKEILTEQDTGGRAFNFGDADLIVDLIPLIAKREGIGDLLAEGTMRMAEKLGKGSEHFAMHVKGLELPAYDSRAVQMTGLTYATANRGGDHVTAYVQGPTFSDVPFLIVEDSEIKDPFIADPEEVKVARDLEDMLTTFDCVGACKFMGLCLQADDWVQLVNLVTGWDLSTAEYKQAGERVYNLARAFSNREGLTSAGDTLPKRLLEDPLPDGPAEGHVNELPILLERYYQMRGWDKETGKPKPEKLDELELGDLTSEIWS
- a CDS encoding AMP-binding protein; the protein is MSDPLISRPWLKSYKLGPYKLVQSLEPYPELPLYNILDQTAESFPRATAIDYYGVRTTYQEFKQAADSLANALNSLGVKKGDKVATILPTCPQYLIANFAILKCGAVHVPCSVLHKELDLEYEIGESGTETVICLEEQLGRIENIKPKTNLRNIIVTSFLEYGPNEPEVDSVPEGTVRFKNLIATHVAKPPQVQINPCEDLAYLAFTGGATGVPKGVMLTHYNRYSNILQQMPWAMASLEKSIRGKASACIGVPLFHSYGDACALFAVYWGLRMILIQDPRDIDYIVKVLVENRPFLAALVPTQLMKLREKDLPRMPIQIVSGASHLPIDVREAISEKIKMPVSEGYGLTETSPLTHLDLTGFAKITGFSAKQKYSIGLPVPDTDVKLIDEDTGKEVAAGEPGHMYIKGPQVMKGYWPTEGDGLVDGWLPTGDIAYMDEDGYFFIVDRIKDMANVSGYKVYTSTVDDVLHQHPAVSMAVAIGIPDLQREGSERIKAFVVLKDQYKGKVEETEIIEFCREKLTSYAVPRYVEFRESLPFTVTEKIFKRELREEEISKMSK